A region of Lysobacter stagni DNA encodes the following proteins:
- a CDS encoding YhgN family NAAT transporter translates to MTIASAALLLFLILDPLGNVPVFLSLLRGLPPQRQRIVLARELLIALGVLMLFLWGGKYALELMHLRQESVAIAGGIVLFLIGIRMIFPPPEGLMGEIPDGEPFIVPMAIPLVAGPSGMAAVMLMGSNEPARLGDWSLALLIAWGATSAILFSATLLYKLLGSRALTAIERLMGMLLVAISVQMLLDGLGTYLQISPP, encoded by the coding sequence ATGACCATCGCCTCGGCGGCCCTGCTGCTGTTCCTGATCCTCGACCCCCTCGGCAACGTGCCGGTATTCCTCAGCCTGCTGCGCGGCCTGCCGCCGCAGCGGCAGCGCATCGTGCTCGCGCGCGAACTGCTGATCGCCCTGGGCGTGCTGATGCTGTTCCTGTGGGGCGGCAAGTACGCGCTGGAACTGATGCACCTGCGCCAGGAGTCGGTCGCGATCGCCGGCGGCATCGTGCTGTTCCTGATCGGCATCCGCATGATCTTCCCGCCGCCGGAAGGCCTGATGGGCGAAATCCCCGATGGCGAGCCCTTCATCGTGCCGATGGCCATCCCGCTGGTGGCCGGCCCGTCCGGTATGGCCGCGGTGATGCTGATGGGCAGCAACGAGCCCGCGCGGCTGGGCGACTGGAGTCTGGCCCTGCTGATCGCCTGGGGTGCCACCTCCGCGATCCTGTTCTCGGCCACGCTTCTCTACAAGCTGTTGGGCTCGCGGGCCCTGACCGCCATCGAGCGCCTGATGGGCATGCTGCTGGTCGCCATCTCGGTGCAGATGCTCCTGGACGGCCTGGGGACCTACCTCCAGATCTCGCCGCCGTAA